From Pseudorca crassidens isolate mPseCra1 chromosome 15, mPseCra1.hap1, whole genome shotgun sequence, one genomic window encodes:
- the HAGHL gene encoding hydroxyacylglutathione hydrolase-like protein isoform X1 has protein sequence MKVKVIPVLEDNYMYLVIEEHTREAVAVDVAVPKRARPLPGALCTRAWRPNTGSHLDHLHLPNSHPFQLLEIVGREGVSLTTVLTTHHHWDHARGNTELARLLPGLVVLGADERICALTRRLVHGEELRFGAIHVRCLLTPGHTSGHMSYFLWEDECLDPPAVFSGDALSVAGCGSRLETTAQQMYHSLVETLGTLPPETKVFCGHEHTLGNLEFAQKVEPCNNHVKAKLSWAKKRDEDDVPTVPSTLGEELLYNPFLRVAGFISTATSSLPSGSHRTPSPCREEPVRKFTGKVAPAEVLEVLCRERASFERAAEPLQPQAQALLALQWGLLSMPRPK, from the exons ATGAAGGTCAAAGTCATCCCTGTGCTTGAGGACAACTATATGTACCTGGTCATCGAGGAGCACACGCGGGAGGCTGTGGCCGTGGACGTGGCCGTGCCCAAAAGG GCCCGTCCCCTGCCTGGGGCACTGTGCACCCGGGCCTGGCGCCCCAACACAGGCAGCCACCTGGACCACCTGCATCTCCCTAACTCCCATCCCTTTCAGCTGCTGGAGATCGTGGGCCGGGAGGGGGTATCACTGACAACTGTGCTGACCACCCATCACCACTG GGACCACGCCCGGGGCAACACGGAGCTGGCGAGGCTGCTGCCTGGCCTGGTGGTGCTGGGCGCAGATGAGCGCATCTGTGCACTGACCCGCAGGCTGGTACATGGCGAGGAGCTGCGG TTTGGGGCCATCCACGTGCGCTGCCTCCTGACGCCCGGCCACACCTCGGGCCACATGAGCTACTTCCTGTGGGAAGATGAGTGTCTGGACCCGCCCGCCGTGTTCTCGG GGGACGCATTGTCTGTGGCCGGCTGCGGCTCACGCCTGGAGACCACAGCTCAGCAGATGTACCACAGCTTGGTGGAGACCCTGGGCACCCTGCCCCCTGAGACA AAGGTGTTCTGTGGTCACGAGCACACACTGGGCAACCTCGAGTTTGCACAAAAAGTGGAGCCTTGCAACAACCATGTGAAGGCCAAGCTATCGTGGGCCAAG AAGAGGGATGAGGATGATGTGCCCACGGTGCCCTCAACCCTGGGCGAGGAGCTCCTTTACAACCCCTTCCTGAGGGTGGC TGGCTTCATTTCCACCGCCACGTCCAGCTTGCCCAGCGGTTCCCATCGAACCCCCTCTCCCTGCAGAGAGGAGCCTGTGCGCAAGTTCACAGGGAAGGTCGCCCCAGCTGAAGTCCTGGAAGTGCTCTGCAGGGAGCGAGCGAGCTTTGAGCGGGCAGCTGAGCCActgcagccacaggcccaggcaCTCCTCGCGCTGCAGTGGGGGCTCCTGAGCATGCCCCGGCCGAAGTGA
- the HAGHL gene encoding hydroxyacylglutathione hydrolase-like protein isoform X2, translating into MKVKVIPVLEDNYMYLVIEEHTREAVAVDVAVPKRLLEIVGREGVSLTTVLTTHHHWDHARGNTELARLLPGLVVLGADERICALTRRLVHGEELRFGAIHVRCLLTPGHTSGHMSYFLWEDECLDPPAVFSGDALSVAGCGSRLETTAQQMYHSLVETLGTLPPETKVFCGHEHTLGNLEFAQKVEPCNNHVKAKLSWAKKRDEDDVPTVPSTLGEELLYNPFLRVAGFISTATSSLPSGSHRTPSPCREEPVRKFTGKVAPAEVLEVLCRERASFERAAEPLQPQAQALLALQWGLLSMPRPK; encoded by the exons ATGAAGGTCAAAGTCATCCCTGTGCTTGAGGACAACTATATGTACCTGGTCATCGAGGAGCACACGCGGGAGGCTGTGGCCGTGGACGTGGCCGTGCCCAAAAGG CTGCTGGAGATCGTGGGCCGGGAGGGGGTATCACTGACAACTGTGCTGACCACCCATCACCACTG GGACCACGCCCGGGGCAACACGGAGCTGGCGAGGCTGCTGCCTGGCCTGGTGGTGCTGGGCGCAGATGAGCGCATCTGTGCACTGACCCGCAGGCTGGTACATGGCGAGGAGCTGCGG TTTGGGGCCATCCACGTGCGCTGCCTCCTGACGCCCGGCCACACCTCGGGCCACATGAGCTACTTCCTGTGGGAAGATGAGTGTCTGGACCCGCCCGCCGTGTTCTCGG GGGACGCATTGTCTGTGGCCGGCTGCGGCTCACGCCTGGAGACCACAGCTCAGCAGATGTACCACAGCTTGGTGGAGACCCTGGGCACCCTGCCCCCTGAGACA AAGGTGTTCTGTGGTCACGAGCACACACTGGGCAACCTCGAGTTTGCACAAAAAGTGGAGCCTTGCAACAACCATGTGAAGGCCAAGCTATCGTGGGCCAAG AAGAGGGATGAGGATGATGTGCCCACGGTGCCCTCAACCCTGGGCGAGGAGCTCCTTTACAACCCCTTCCTGAGGGTGGC TGGCTTCATTTCCACCGCCACGTCCAGCTTGCCCAGCGGTTCCCATCGAACCCCCTCTCCCTGCAGAGAGGAGCCTGTGCGCAAGTTCACAGGGAAGGTCGCCCCAGCTGAAGTCCTGGAAGTGCTCTGCAGGGAGCGAGCGAGCTTTGAGCGGGCAGCTGAGCCActgcagccacaggcccaggcaCTCCTCGCGCTGCAGTGGGGGCTCCTGAGCATGCCCCGGCCGAAGTGA
- the HAGHL gene encoding hydroxyacylglutathione hydrolase-like protein isoform X3 produces the protein MKVKVIPVLEDNYMYLVIEEHTREAVAVDVAVPKRLLEIVGREGVSLTTVLTTHHHWDHARGNTELARLLPGLVVLGADERICALTRRLVHGEELRFGAIHVRCLLTPGHTSGHMSYFLWEDECLDPPAVFSGDALSVAGCGSRLETTAQQMYHSLVETLGTLPPETKVFCGHEHTLGNLEFAQKVEPCNNHVKAKLSWAKKRDEDDVPTVPSTLGEELLYNPFLRVAEEPVRKFTGKVAPAEVLEVLCRERASFERAAEPLQPQAQALLALQWGLLSMPRPK, from the exons ATGAAGGTCAAAGTCATCCCTGTGCTTGAGGACAACTATATGTACCTGGTCATCGAGGAGCACACGCGGGAGGCTGTGGCCGTGGACGTGGCCGTGCCCAAAAGG CTGCTGGAGATCGTGGGCCGGGAGGGGGTATCACTGACAACTGTGCTGACCACCCATCACCACTG GGACCACGCCCGGGGCAACACGGAGCTGGCGAGGCTGCTGCCTGGCCTGGTGGTGCTGGGCGCAGATGAGCGCATCTGTGCACTGACCCGCAGGCTGGTACATGGCGAGGAGCTGCGG TTTGGGGCCATCCACGTGCGCTGCCTCCTGACGCCCGGCCACACCTCGGGCCACATGAGCTACTTCCTGTGGGAAGATGAGTGTCTGGACCCGCCCGCCGTGTTCTCGG GGGACGCATTGTCTGTGGCCGGCTGCGGCTCACGCCTGGAGACCACAGCTCAGCAGATGTACCACAGCTTGGTGGAGACCCTGGGCACCCTGCCCCCTGAGACA AAGGTGTTCTGTGGTCACGAGCACACACTGGGCAACCTCGAGTTTGCACAAAAAGTGGAGCCTTGCAACAACCATGTGAAGGCCAAGCTATCGTGGGCCAAG AAGAGGGATGAGGATGATGTGCCCACGGTGCCCTCAACCCTGGGCGAGGAGCTCCTTTACAACCCCTTCCTGAGGGTGGC AGAGGAGCCTGTGCGCAAGTTCACAGGGAAGGTCGCCCCAGCTGAAGTCCTGGAAGTGCTCTGCAGGGAGCGAGCGAGCTTTGAGCGGGCAGCTGAGCCActgcagccacaggcccaggcaCTCCTCGCGCTGCAGTGGGGGCTCCTGAGCATGCCCCGGCCGAAGTGA
- the CCDC78 gene encoding coiled-coil domain-containing protein 78 isoform X1, which translates to MSVRTHVVEQSALCEDNSNSSGTSILCALSHTSPGWALLCTRGSIRVPDKCWGADLRFPDEEKETGKNGSPNTEAVLPRAETWLPGVPGGTPTWATNLETEVPSDLELSEEQRLQVGVVALRHWQEGEHPQGPTGPTSHPGHSQVCKELVDLQIKTHRLKEQHEAEIFELKSEVLWLESRVLELELHGEQAALAEANPGHRQALAQELGHKAWGQGHSDHHRLQAQPKDFLTAENEQQKLGHGPQGEVSRAPEQHRARQQALETRVAALGWQLQGAQEEARTAGQQLAAQTLVLSACRGQLHQAEAENARLQLQLKKLNEEYAIRLQHCARAVAEYADGAGPKPASTALRTFLETTLEDIRGAHHSREQQLARAARTYRKRLADLSQRHEELLAAHRKNPMKPLRGAYQSHRAWKLHPGPRSARSYRTSPVAPRQSWKGREHSC; encoded by the exons ATGAGTGTGCGAACCCACGTGGTAGAGCAAAGCGCGCTGTGTGAGGACAACAGTAACAGCAGCGGCACCTCCATACTATGCGCGCTGTCCCACACCTCCCCAGGCTGGGCCCTTCTATGCACTCGTGGTTCCATCCGCGTCCCTGATAAATGCTGGGGTGCCGATCTGCGTTTCccagatgaggaaaaggaaacCGGAAAGAATGGATCGCCAAATACGGAAGCA GTTCTGCCGCGGGCCGAGACCTGGCTGCCAGGAGTCCCTGGGGGTACCCCAACCTGGGCCACCAATCTTGAGACAGAGGTTCCCTCAGATCTAGAGCTGAGTGAGGAGCAGCGGCTGCAGGTGGGTGTGGTGGCCCTCAGGCACTGGCAGGAGGGAGAGCATCCCCAGGGCCCCACAGGCCCCACCTCTCATCCTGGCCATTCACAGGTCTGCAAGGAGCTGGTGGACCTGCAGATCAAAACCCATCGCCTGAAGGAGCAACACGAAGCTGAAATCTTCGAGCTGAAGAGTGAG GTCCTGTGGCTGGAGAGCCGGGTGCTGGAGCTAGAACTGCACGGAGAGCAGGCAGCCCTAGCAGAAGCTAATCCGGGGCACCGCCAGGCACTGGCACAGGAGCTTGGGCACAaggcctgggggcagggacaCTCCGACCACCACAGACTCCAG GCACAGCCCAAGGACTTCCTGACAGCTGAGAACGAGCAGCAGAAGCTGGGGCATGGT CCGCAGGGAGAAGTAAGTCGGGCGCCAGAGCAGCACAGGGCTCGGCAGCAGGCACTGGAGACGCGTGT GGCAGCCCTGGGCTGGCAGCTGCAAGGAGCTCAGGAGGAGGCCAGGACAGCTGGGCAGCAACTGGCTGCACAAACCTTG GTATTGTCTGCCTGCCGGGGCCAGCTCCACCAGGCTGAAGCAGAGAACGCCCGGCTGCAGCTGCAACTCAAGAAGCTGAACGAGGAGTATGCCATCCGACTGCAGCACTGCGCCCGAGCCGTGGCT GAGTATGCAGATGGTGCAGGCCCAAAGCCTGCATCCACAGCCCTTCGGACATTCCTGGAAACCACTCTGGAGGACATTCGGGGGGCACATCACAGCCGTGAGCAACAGCTGGCCCGGGCTGCTCGCACCTACCGCAAGCGCCTGGCAGATCTGAGTCAGAGGCACGAGGAGCTGCTGGCTGCCCACAG AAAGAACCCAATGAAGCCTCTCAGGGGGGCCTATCAGAGCCACA GGGCctggaagctgcatcctgggccCAGATCCGCCAGAAGCTACAGGACTTCTCCCGTGGCACCCAG GCAGAGCTGGAAAGGGAGAGAGCACAGCTGCTAG
- the CCDC78 gene encoding coiled-coil domain-containing protein 78 isoform X3, with protein sequence MSVRTHVVEQSALCEDNSNSSGTSILCALSHTSPGWALLCTRGSIRVPDKCWGADLRFPDEEKETGKNGSPNTEAVLPRAETWLPGVPGGTPTWATNLETEVPSDLELSEEQRLQVGVVALRHWQEGEHPQGPTGPTSHPGHSQVCKELVDLQIKTHRLKEQHEAEIFELKSEVLWLESRVLELELHGEQAALAEANPGHRQALAQELGHKAWGQGHSDHHRLQAQPKDFLTAENEQQKLGHGPQGEVSRAPEQHRARQQALETRVAALGWQLQGAQEEARTAGQQLAAQTLVLSACRGQLHQAEAENARLQLQLKKLNEEYAIRLQHCARAVAEYADGAGPKPASTALRTFLETTLEDIRGAHHSREQQLARAARTYRKRLADLSQRHEELLAAHRQSWKGREHSC encoded by the exons ATGAGTGTGCGAACCCACGTGGTAGAGCAAAGCGCGCTGTGTGAGGACAACAGTAACAGCAGCGGCACCTCCATACTATGCGCGCTGTCCCACACCTCCCCAGGCTGGGCCCTTCTATGCACTCGTGGTTCCATCCGCGTCCCTGATAAATGCTGGGGTGCCGATCTGCGTTTCccagatgaggaaaaggaaacCGGAAAGAATGGATCGCCAAATACGGAAGCA GTTCTGCCGCGGGCCGAGACCTGGCTGCCAGGAGTCCCTGGGGGTACCCCAACCTGGGCCACCAATCTTGAGACAGAGGTTCCCTCAGATCTAGAGCTGAGTGAGGAGCAGCGGCTGCAGGTGGGTGTGGTGGCCCTCAGGCACTGGCAGGAGGGAGAGCATCCCCAGGGCCCCACAGGCCCCACCTCTCATCCTGGCCATTCACAGGTCTGCAAGGAGCTGGTGGACCTGCAGATCAAAACCCATCGCCTGAAGGAGCAACACGAAGCTGAAATCTTCGAGCTGAAGAGTGAG GTCCTGTGGCTGGAGAGCCGGGTGCTGGAGCTAGAACTGCACGGAGAGCAGGCAGCCCTAGCAGAAGCTAATCCGGGGCACCGCCAGGCACTGGCACAGGAGCTTGGGCACAaggcctgggggcagggacaCTCCGACCACCACAGACTCCAG GCACAGCCCAAGGACTTCCTGACAGCTGAGAACGAGCAGCAGAAGCTGGGGCATGGT CCGCAGGGAGAAGTAAGTCGGGCGCCAGAGCAGCACAGGGCTCGGCAGCAGGCACTGGAGACGCGTGT GGCAGCCCTGGGCTGGCAGCTGCAAGGAGCTCAGGAGGAGGCCAGGACAGCTGGGCAGCAACTGGCTGCACAAACCTTG GTATTGTCTGCCTGCCGGGGCCAGCTCCACCAGGCTGAAGCAGAGAACGCCCGGCTGCAGCTGCAACTCAAGAAGCTGAACGAGGAGTATGCCATCCGACTGCAGCACTGCGCCCGAGCCGTGGCT GAGTATGCAGATGGTGCAGGCCCAAAGCCTGCATCCACAGCCCTTCGGACATTCCTGGAAACCACTCTGGAGGACATTCGGGGGGCACATCACAGCCGTGAGCAACAGCTGGCCCGGGCTGCTCGCACCTACCGCAAGCGCCTGGCAGATCTGAGTCAGAGGCACGAGGAGCTGCTGGCTGCCCACAG GCAGAGCTGGAAAGGGAGAGAGCACAGCTGCTAG
- the CCDC78 gene encoding coiled-coil domain-containing protein 78 isoform X2 translates to MSVRTHVVEQSALCEDNSNSSGTSILCALSHTSPGWALLCTRGSIRVPDKCWGADLRFPDEEKETGKNGSPNTEAVLPRAETWLPGVPGGTPTWATNLETEVPSDLELSEEQRLQVGVVALRHWQEGEHPQGPTGPTSHPGHSQVCKELVDLQIKTHRLKEQHEAEIFELKSEVLWLESRVLELELHGEQAALAEANPGHRQALAQELGHKAWGQGHSDHHRLQAQPKDFLTAENEQQKLGHGPQGEVSRAPEQHRARQQALETRVAALGWQLQGAQEEARTAGQQLAAQTLVLSACRGQLHQAEAENARLQLQLKKLNEEYAIRLQHCARAVAEYADGAGPKPASTALRTFLETTLEDIRGAHHSREQQLARAARTYRKRLADLSQRHEELLAAHRKNPMKPLRGAYQSHSRAGKGESTAASPSHDG, encoded by the exons ATGAGTGTGCGAACCCACGTGGTAGAGCAAAGCGCGCTGTGTGAGGACAACAGTAACAGCAGCGGCACCTCCATACTATGCGCGCTGTCCCACACCTCCCCAGGCTGGGCCCTTCTATGCACTCGTGGTTCCATCCGCGTCCCTGATAAATGCTGGGGTGCCGATCTGCGTTTCccagatgaggaaaaggaaacCGGAAAGAATGGATCGCCAAATACGGAAGCA GTTCTGCCGCGGGCCGAGACCTGGCTGCCAGGAGTCCCTGGGGGTACCCCAACCTGGGCCACCAATCTTGAGACAGAGGTTCCCTCAGATCTAGAGCTGAGTGAGGAGCAGCGGCTGCAGGTGGGTGTGGTGGCCCTCAGGCACTGGCAGGAGGGAGAGCATCCCCAGGGCCCCACAGGCCCCACCTCTCATCCTGGCCATTCACAGGTCTGCAAGGAGCTGGTGGACCTGCAGATCAAAACCCATCGCCTGAAGGAGCAACACGAAGCTGAAATCTTCGAGCTGAAGAGTGAG GTCCTGTGGCTGGAGAGCCGGGTGCTGGAGCTAGAACTGCACGGAGAGCAGGCAGCCCTAGCAGAAGCTAATCCGGGGCACCGCCAGGCACTGGCACAGGAGCTTGGGCACAaggcctgggggcagggacaCTCCGACCACCACAGACTCCAG GCACAGCCCAAGGACTTCCTGACAGCTGAGAACGAGCAGCAGAAGCTGGGGCATGGT CCGCAGGGAGAAGTAAGTCGGGCGCCAGAGCAGCACAGGGCTCGGCAGCAGGCACTGGAGACGCGTGT GGCAGCCCTGGGCTGGCAGCTGCAAGGAGCTCAGGAGGAGGCCAGGACAGCTGGGCAGCAACTGGCTGCACAAACCTTG GTATTGTCTGCCTGCCGGGGCCAGCTCCACCAGGCTGAAGCAGAGAACGCCCGGCTGCAGCTGCAACTCAAGAAGCTGAACGAGGAGTATGCCATCCGACTGCAGCACTGCGCCCGAGCCGTGGCT GAGTATGCAGATGGTGCAGGCCCAAAGCCTGCATCCACAGCCCTTCGGACATTCCTGGAAACCACTCTGGAGGACATTCGGGGGGCACATCACAGCCGTGAGCAACAGCTGGCCCGGGCTGCTCGCACCTACCGCAAGCGCCTGGCAGATCTGAGTCAGAGGCACGAGGAGCTGCTGGCTGCCCACAG AAAGAACCCAATGAAGCCTCTCAGGGGGGCCTATCAGAGCCACA GCAGAGCTGGAAAGGGAGAGAGCACAGCTGCTAGTCCGAGCCACGATGGCTGA
- the CCDC78 gene encoding coiled-coil domain-containing protein 78 isoform X4 codes for MEYVAAPGSRPGAPPRATKNVLPRAETWLPGVPGGTPTWATNLETEVPSDLELSEEQRLQVCKELVDLQIKTHRLKEQHEAEIFELKSEVLWLESRVLELELHGEQAALAEANPGHRQALAQELGHKAWGQGHSDHHRLQAQPKDFLTAENEQQKLGHGPQGEVSRAPEQHRARQQALETRVAALGWQLQGAQEEARTAGQQLAAQTLVLSACRGQLHQAEAENARLQLQLKKLNEEYAIRLQHCARAVAEYADGAGPKPASTALRTFLETTLEDIRGAHHSREQQLARAARTYRKRLADLSQRHEELLAAHRWAPP; via the exons ATGGAGTATGTGGCAGCCCCAGGCTCCAGGCCAGGGGCCCCACCTCGGGCCACCAAGAAT GTTCTGCCGCGGGCCGAGACCTGGCTGCCAGGAGTCCCTGGGGGTACCCCAACCTGGGCCACCAATCTTGAGACAGAGGTTCCCTCAGATCTAGAGCTGAGTGAGGAGCAGCGGCTGCAG GTCTGCAAGGAGCTGGTGGACCTGCAGATCAAAACCCATCGCCTGAAGGAGCAACACGAAGCTGAAATCTTCGAGCTGAAGAGTGAG GTCCTGTGGCTGGAGAGCCGGGTGCTGGAGCTAGAACTGCACGGAGAGCAGGCAGCCCTAGCAGAAGCTAATCCGGGGCACCGCCAGGCACTGGCACAGGAGCTTGGGCACAaggcctgggggcagggacaCTCCGACCACCACAGACTCCAG GCACAGCCCAAGGACTTCCTGACAGCTGAGAACGAGCAGCAGAAGCTGGGGCATGGT CCGCAGGGAGAAGTAAGTCGGGCGCCAGAGCAGCACAGGGCTCGGCAGCAGGCACTGGAGACGCGTGT GGCAGCCCTGGGCTGGCAGCTGCAAGGAGCTCAGGAGGAGGCCAGGACAGCTGGGCAGCAACTGGCTGCACAAACCTTG GTATTGTCTGCCTGCCGGGGCCAGCTCCACCAGGCTGAAGCAGAGAACGCCCGGCTGCAGCTGCAACTCAAGAAGCTGAACGAGGAGTATGCCATCCGACTGCAGCACTGCGCCCGAGCCGTGGCT GAGTATGCAGATGGTGCAGGCCCAAAGCCTGCATCCACAGCCCTTCGGACATTCCTGGAAACCACTCTGGAGGACATTCGGGGGGCACATCACAGCCGTGAGCAACAGCTGGCCCGGGCTGCTCGCACCTACCGCAAGCGCCTGGCAGATCTGAGTCAGAGGCACGAGGAGCTGCTGGCTGCCCACAGGTGGGCCCCTCCCTGA